The following proteins are co-located in the Bradyrhizobium sp. AZCC 2176 genome:
- a CDS encoding DeoR/GlpR family DNA-binding transcription regulator, whose amino-acid sequence MLTTVTKRQARILEIVREQGFASIEHLAGHFDVTQQTVRRVVNQLCDQGLLRRIHGGVGLPVQNQNLAYGSRQGLNPDAKRRIAHAVSNFIPDGASLMIGLGTTPEYVAQALSNRQDLRIITNNLNVAAAFARNPDVEITIAGGTLRPLDRDIVGDAAVRFFSGFKADFGIFGVGGIDQDGALLDFHSDEFQARQAIVANCRIALLVADVSKFGRNATVRGGHLGECHHFFTDKPLPAGFRSIAEQYADRIHTASDGAVDAA is encoded by the coding sequence ATGCTCACGACCGTCACCAAGCGACAGGCCCGTATTTTGGAGATCGTGCGCGAGCAGGGCTTCGCCTCGATCGAACATCTTGCCGGGCATTTCGATGTCACGCAGCAGACCGTTCGCCGCGTGGTGAACCAGCTATGCGACCAAGGCCTGCTGCGACGGATCCACGGCGGCGTCGGCCTTCCAGTTCAGAACCAGAATCTTGCTTATGGAAGCCGGCAGGGATTGAACCCCGACGCCAAGCGACGGATCGCTCATGCGGTATCCAATTTCATTCCCGACGGCGCATCACTCATGATCGGCCTCGGGACCACGCCCGAATATGTCGCGCAGGCGCTGTCCAATCGTCAGGATTTGAGGATCATTACCAACAACCTGAACGTGGCAGCGGCGTTCGCGCGCAATCCCGACGTCGAAATCACGATCGCCGGGGGGACACTGCGTCCGCTCGACCGTGACATCGTCGGCGACGCCGCAGTACGGTTTTTTTCTGGTTTCAAGGCGGATTTCGGAATTTTCGGCGTCGGCGGCATAGATCAAGATGGCGCCCTGCTCGATTTTCACTCGGACGAGTTTCAGGCGCGTCAGGCCATCGTTGCCAATTGCCGGATCGCCCTGCTGGTCGCCGACGTCAGCAAGTTCGGCCGCAACGCTACAGTGCGCGGCGGCCATCTTGGCGAATGCCATCATTTCTTCACCGACAAGCCATTGCCGGCAGGGTTTCGCTCGATCGCCGAACAATACGCGGATCGGATACATACCGCCAGCGATGGCGCCGTAGACGCCGCGTAA
- a CDS encoding Na/Pi cotransporter family protein: MSPLISLIDLAGSIALLLWGTHMVQTGVQRAFGSKLRSILGRALRNRLRAFLAGVGVTALLQSSTATGLMTAGFAAGGLVGLVPALAVMLGANVGTTLIVQVLSFDVVLISPALILLGMVMFRRDSRTQAHDLGRVFIGLGLMLLALHQLLSLMTGYEDSPVLSMVLGAVSASWLLDVFLAALLTWAAHSSVAIVLFIISLAMKGVVPADAAFALVLGANLGTAINPLLEGPRGDDLAAKRLPIGNLIGRILGVAITISFLGPISHFMAAIEPASARAVADFHTLFNVAVAAVSLPLLGPYASLLRRWLPENSNPADPARPLYLDSAAKETPIVALGAASREALRLADVLEEMLQGVNAGLAKGNRRLLVETRRREDVLDKLNIAIKAYLTSLDPEELNPADHRRLNEILTFTMNIEQAGDVVDRNFLPHASKRLKRGLVFSEEEQKELTAMIERLSVNLKTAASLLVTEDQRTARLLVDEKVAFRDAETKATASHVNRLRNGDLQAAQASSIHLDLLRDIKLINSHIVAAAAYPVLERSGALLPSRVT, encoded by the coding sequence ATGTCCCCGCTGATTTCCCTGATCGATCTCGCCGGCTCGATCGCGCTTCTGCTTTGGGGCACACACATGGTGCAGACCGGCGTGCAGCGCGCGTTCGGCTCGAAGTTGCGCTCCATTCTGGGTCGTGCCTTGCGTAACCGCCTTCGCGCCTTCCTCGCCGGCGTGGGCGTTACTGCTCTGCTCCAAAGCAGCACCGCCACCGGACTGATGACGGCCGGCTTCGCAGCAGGAGGTCTGGTGGGGTTGGTCCCGGCTCTCGCGGTCATGTTGGGTGCCAACGTGGGGACGACCCTGATCGTGCAAGTTCTCTCGTTCGATGTCGTGCTGATCTCTCCAGCACTCATTCTGCTCGGCATGGTGATGTTCCGTAGGGATTCGCGAACCCAAGCACATGATCTCGGTCGCGTGTTCATCGGCCTTGGCTTGATGCTGCTTGCGTTGCACCAGCTTCTTAGTCTCATGACTGGCTACGAGGATTCACCCGTCTTGAGCATGGTGTTGGGCGCCGTTTCCGCCTCGTGGCTTCTGGACGTGTTTCTGGCGGCTTTGCTGACATGGGCTGCCCATTCGAGCGTCGCCATCGTCCTGTTCATCATCTCGTTAGCGATGAAGGGCGTGGTTCCTGCTGACGCCGCGTTTGCTCTTGTTCTCGGTGCAAATCTCGGCACGGCCATCAATCCCCTCTTGGAGGGTCCCCGAGGCGACGATCTGGCGGCAAAACGGCTTCCAATAGGCAATCTGATCGGACGTATCCTGGGTGTTGCCATAACGATAAGTTTTCTCGGCCCGATCAGTCATTTCATGGCCGCGATCGAGCCAGCCAGCGCGCGTGCAGTGGCCGATTTTCACACCCTTTTCAATGTTGCGGTGGCTGCCGTATCCCTGCCGCTTCTGGGGCCCTATGCGTCGCTGTTGCGCCGCTGGCTCCCAGAAAACAGCAACCCGGCTGACCCGGCACGGCCACTCTATCTCGATTCCGCGGCTAAGGAGACACCCATCGTCGCGCTCGGCGCAGCATCTCGCGAGGCGCTACGGCTTGCCGACGTGCTTGAGGAAATGCTCCAAGGAGTGAACGCGGGACTGGCGAAGGGAAACCGAAGATTGCTGGTTGAGACCCGCCGGCGTGAAGACGTGCTGGATAAGCTGAATATCGCAATCAAGGCCTACCTTACGTCGCTTGATCCAGAAGAGTTAAATCCCGCGGATCATCGTCGTCTGAATGAGATTTTGACATTCACGATGAATATTGAGCAGGCCGGCGACGTAGTCGACCGAAATTTTTTGCCGCACGCCTCCAAGAGGCTGAAGCGAGGCCTGGTGTTTTCCGAGGAGGAGCAAAAGGAGCTGACTGCCATGATCGAGCGCCTATCCGTCAATCTGAAAACGGCAGCATCGCTACTCGTCACTGAAGATCAGCGGACCGCTCGCCTGCTGGTGGACGAAAAAGTCGCGTTCAGGGACGCCGAAACCAAAGCGACAGCTTCGCACGTCAACCGACTGCGCAATGGCGATCTCCAGGCCGCTCAGGCCAGTTCGATCCATCTCGATCTATTGCGGGATATCAAGCTGATCAATTCCCATATTGTAGCTGCCGCGGCGTATCCGGTGCTGGAGCGCAGCGGCGCGCTTCTGCCAAGCCGCGTGACGTAG
- a CDS encoding HupE/UreJ family protein: MIGRVLRTWLALALLWPAFALAHATTTALVRIELIDNRLHYALSIVLPEIPNRSVELLASAVNGDRPAAERIAEYARQTLSVELGSARCRMGRVRIGGAGANDARATIEIEFGCDASHGRLEIAEDWSELLGEHYRTLGNLGTANGERQVSFEEPLRKVAIDVDRPVATGWFDFVKLGIEHIITGYDHLLFLVALLATAQGLWSVVRIVTAFTLAHSVTLSIATLDILTIPERIIEPLIAASIVWVALENLLVTEPDRRRWIWSFVFGLVHGFGFASALGELGLKGAAIVRALVGFNVGVEIGQLIFVALFLPTLAVLMRGRGASLTPRIASVAVAIVGSYWLGERIFGW, encoded by the coding sequence ATGATCGGACGCGTCTTGCGGACGTGGTTGGCACTGGCCTTACTGTGGCCGGCCTTCGCGCTTGCCCACGCGACCACGACGGCGCTTGTGCGAATCGAACTCATCGACAATCGGCTGCATTACGCGCTGTCGATCGTGCTGCCCGAAATACCGAACAGATCCGTCGAACTGCTTGCGTCTGCGGTCAACGGCGATCGGCCAGCAGCGGAGCGAATTGCCGAATACGCCCGCCAGACACTTTCGGTCGAACTCGGCAGTGCGCGCTGCCGGATGGGCCGCGTACGGATCGGCGGTGCCGGCGCCAACGATGCTCGCGCCACGATCGAGATCGAGTTCGGCTGTGATGCCTCGCACGGCCGCCTCGAGATTGCCGAGGACTGGAGCGAGCTTCTGGGCGAGCATTATCGAACGTTGGGAAATTTGGGGACAGCCAACGGCGAGCGGCAGGTTAGCTTTGAGGAACCATTACGGAAAGTCGCGATCGACGTGGACCGCCCCGTGGCGACCGGATGGTTCGATTTCGTCAAGCTGGGCATCGAGCACATCATCACCGGTTACGACCATCTGCTGTTCTTGGTAGCACTGCTTGCAACCGCTCAAGGTCTTTGGTCCGTCGTCCGCATTGTCACAGCGTTTACGCTTGCGCATAGCGTGACACTCTCAATTGCCACACTTGATATTCTGACCATTCCGGAGCGGATCATCGAACCGCTAATCGCGGCGAGCATCGTCTGGGTCGCGCTGGAAAATCTGCTTGTCACCGAACCCGATCGGCGCCGCTGGATCTGGAGTTTTGTCTTTGGCCTCGTGCACGGCTTCGGCTTCGCATCGGCACTTGGCGAACTCGGCCTGAAAGGGGCGGCGATCGTGCGGGCGCTCGTCGGATTCAATGTCGGCGTCGAGATCGGGCAACTGATCTTTGTCGCGCTGTTCCTGCCGACGCTGGCCGTTTTGATGCGCGGACGCGGCGCATCATTGACGCCGCGGATCGCGTCCGTTGCGGTCGCCATCGTCGGCAGCTACTGGCTGGGCGAACGCATTTTTGGATGGTGA
- a CDS encoding GldG family protein — MSAELANIGWFFGVVAALALLFAAGLTLPVRIGSTSRVVTAVLVVGAALTVAILANVALFRHDAYLDLTREKAFTPSAEARDLVLALKEPIDVAYFYQKQNPGARALTTMLSQLERQNPNFHVQLIDADQSPALANSLGVRTYNSAVLRAGDRRIEVITTDDREIALGLLRLMRQREMVVCFAAGHGEYDIDNFEFHTHFEGAQSHHHDASGLAVVQMEHHGIGRLRRALEKLGLVARKVSFATGQAIPDDCAVLVEANPRTAYSPKESELLRRYLERGGSAMVLVEPDYVLDDSIAAVLARAGVKIGDGVIVDPRDHYFTDEQMIAVSRYGTHPVTRGLSLSFYPGARPLETVAAADVRVVPLAASSTESYIISDRLGKRVEPETGPPAARIIVLASEGRITEAAKPFRLIVAGDADFVSNSFFPYLGNSDVVLAGIAWLTREERAPTMKPPVEVLPTVTLTGAQMRGIFIVTVLLMPGLVALAGVAMWWRRR, encoded by the coding sequence ATGAGTGCGGAGCTGGCCAACATCGGCTGGTTTTTCGGTGTCGTCGCCGCGCTTGCACTCCTGTTCGCGGCGGGGCTCACGCTGCCGGTCCGGATTGGGTCAACGAGCCGTGTCGTCACCGCGGTGCTTGTTGTCGGTGCTGCCCTGACCGTCGCGATTCTCGCCAATGTCGCGCTGTTTCGCCACGACGCCTATCTCGACCTCACGCGCGAGAAGGCGTTCACGCCGTCAGCCGAGGCGCGTGACCTGGTGCTCGCACTGAAGGAGCCGATCGACGTCGCCTATTTCTACCAGAAGCAGAATCCCGGCGCCCGGGCGCTGACCACCATGCTCAGCCAGCTCGAGCGGCAAAACCCCAACTTTCACGTGCAACTGATCGATGCCGACCAGAGCCCGGCACTGGCGAACAGCCTCGGTGTCCGCACCTACAATTCCGCCGTGCTGCGCGCCGGCGACCGCCGCATCGAGGTGATCACCACTGACGACCGGGAGATTGCGCTCGGCTTGCTGCGATTGATGCGCCAGCGCGAGATGGTGGTTTGCTTCGCCGCCGGCCATGGTGAGTACGATATCGATAATTTCGAATTCCATACGCATTTCGAGGGCGCTCAGAGTCACCATCACGATGCCTCGGGGCTGGCGGTCGTGCAGATGGAGCATCATGGCATCGGACGGCTCCGGCGTGCGCTGGAGAAGCTCGGGCTGGTCGCGCGAAAAGTATCGTTCGCGACCGGACAGGCGATCCCGGATGATTGCGCTGTGCTGGTCGAGGCCAATCCCCGAACTGCCTATAGCCCGAAGGAAAGCGAACTGTTGCGCCGCTATCTGGAGCGCGGCGGCTCGGCGATGGTTCTCGTCGAGCCAGACTATGTGCTGGACGACAGCATCGCAGCAGTTCTGGCCCGGGCTGGTGTCAAGATCGGCGACGGCGTGATCGTCGACCCCAGGGATCACTATTTTACGGATGAACAGATGATCGCCGTATCACGCTACGGGACCCATCCGGTCACGCGCGGACTTTCGCTATCGTTCTATCCGGGTGCGCGGCCGCTTGAGACTGTGGCGGCAGCCGACGTGCGGGTCGTACCGCTGGCGGCCAGCAGCACGGAGAGCTACATCATCAGCGATCGTCTCGGAAAGCGGGTGGAGCCGGAGACCGGACCGCCCGCAGCGCGGATCATCGTGCTTGCGTCCGAAGGACGCATCACCGAAGCAGCCAAGCCCTTTCGCCTGATCGTCGCGGGCGACGCTGACTTCGTTTCCAATTCTTTCTTTCCTTATCTCGGCAATTCCGATGTCGTGCTCGCGGGGATCGCCTGGCTGACGCGCGAGGAGAGGGCGCCGACCATGAAGCCCCCGGTCGAGGTCTTGCCGACGGTGACGCTTACCGGCGCACAGATGCGCGGCATCTTCATCGTCACGGTACTGCTGATGCCGGGCCTGGTCGCCCTTGCCGGGGTTGCGATGTGGTGGCGGCGGCGATGA
- a CDS encoding ABC transporter permease → MKTLRILFAKELNAILASPIGYTVSAVFLLVLGYTFSLTLFTTKVANLQYIFHQMYVLSILLVPVLTMRSFAEERRSETLELLLTAPVGELSIVLAKYAATLTLVLGMFAASLVYALILDRYGEPDWGPIYAGYLALMLHASLLVAVGLLMSSLTENQVVAAALSIGTFLMLWFADSVSYLLPPPFDSVAINLSLIGHFKPMVSGSVFLSDVGYFVTASMLALFLATWGLAQR, encoded by the coding sequence ATGAAAACGCTGCGCATTCTGTTTGCCAAGGAATTGAACGCGATTCTGGCATCGCCGATCGGCTACACGGTTTCCGCCGTGTTCCTGCTGGTGCTCGGCTACACGTTCAGCCTCACGCTGTTCACAACCAAGGTCGCCAATCTGCAGTACATTTTCCACCAGATGTACGTGCTGTCGATCCTGCTGGTACCGGTATTGACCATGCGCAGCTTTGCCGAGGAGCGGCGATCGGAAACGCTCGAGCTGTTGCTCACCGCCCCGGTGGGCGAATTGTCCATCGTACTTGCGAAGTATGCGGCCACGCTGACGCTCGTGCTCGGCATGTTTGCAGCATCCCTGGTCTATGCATTGATCCTGGATCGCTACGGCGAGCCGGATTGGGGGCCGATCTATGCGGGTTATCTGGCGCTGATGCTGCACGCCTCGCTTCTTGTTGCAGTCGGTCTCCTGATGTCGAGCTTGACGGAAAATCAGGTCGTCGCCGCAGCACTGTCGATCGGCACGTTTCTAATGCTTTGGTTCGCCGATTCGGTCTCCTATCTGCTGCCGCCGCCGTTCGACAGCGTTGCCATCAACCTGTCGCTGATCGGCCATTTCAAGCCGATGGTCTCGGGCTCGGTTTTCCTGTCGGATGTCGGCTATTTCGTCACCGCGAGCATGCTCGCGCTGTTCCTCGCAACGTGGGGACTGGCGCAGCGATGA
- a CDS encoding ABC transporter ATP-binding protein: MTIMPSDAVPGGISTARADAPAISAIDVSKTYGSVSALDRLTLDVRAGEIFGLLGPNGSGKTTFMRLLAGYLLPSAGRLTVAGLDVLNDSLAVRRRIGYVPESAPLYHHMRVGEFLTFMARLRGVPEREIASAVARVVARLALSAVLDKPTGKLSRGYRQRTALAQALIHDPDILILDEPTNGLDPRQIIEMRQLIRSLAGRHTVLMSSHILSEVQKTSDRVAVLLNGRLLGVRAIADTPDLEEWFLSLT, encoded by the coding sequence ATGACCATCATGCCGAGCGATGCAGTGCCTGGCGGTATATCGACCGCGAGGGCGGATGCGCCGGCCATCTCCGCGATCGATGTGAGCAAAACCTACGGCTCGGTCTCGGCGCTTGACCGATTGACGCTCGACGTCCGAGCGGGGGAAATATTCGGATTGCTCGGGCCAAATGGCTCCGGCAAGACCACTTTCATGCGGCTGCTTGCGGGCTATCTTCTACCATCTGCCGGCCGCCTGACCGTGGCCGGGCTGGACGTCCTCAACGATTCGCTCGCGGTGCGCCGGCGTATCGGTTACGTGCCTGAATCGGCGCCGCTCTATCACCACATGCGCGTCGGTGAATTCCTCACCTTCATGGCGCGGCTGCGCGGCGTACCCGAGCGAGAAATCGCAAGCGCGGTTGCGCGCGTGGTCGCTCGGCTGGCGCTGTCCGCCGTGCTCGATAAGCCCACCGGGAAGCTATCGCGCGGCTATCGCCAGCGGACCGCGCTTGCGCAGGCGCTGATCCACGATCCAGATATTCTCATTCTCGACGAGCCGACCAATGGTCTCGACCCACGCCAAATCATCGAGATGCGGCAATTGATCCGCTCGCTTGCCGGTCGTCACACGGTGCTGATGAGCTCGCATATCCTGAGCGAAGTGCAAAAGACGTCCGATCGGGTCGCGGTGCTGCTCAATGGCCGTCTGCTCGGCGTGCGGGCTATTGCCGATACGCCCGATCTTGAAGAGTGGTTCTTGTCCCTGACATGA
- a CDS encoding N-acyl homoserine lactonase family protein has protein sequence MTKHVALSLAMALGLAAMAAPAPAQEGPKLYVFTSGSLGGFPKAALQMGGQGNIDWAPVSFYVLKHPKGNVIIDTGNNDKTITDPEGWWGPLAKGFGLKMTKDDAIPAQLAKIGLKTDDIKYVVAGHLHLDHGGNVGQFPNATLVVQNDELKAAWWPDVGFSIYYIPGDFADTKKMNIVRLNGDLDLFDDGSVRVMRAPGHTPGSQFVVVKLPKTGSVILTSDVVYLKENLDKNLIPPIPGTQSPGDAYNSYQRIRLIRDANNAQIFYGHDPEIFKATKKAPEFYD, from the coding sequence ATGACGAAGCATGTTGCCTTGAGTCTAGCTATGGCGCTCGGCCTTGCGGCGATGGCCGCGCCGGCCCCCGCACAAGAGGGTCCGAAACTTTACGTCTTCACATCCGGTTCGCTGGGAGGCTTCCCGAAGGCCGCCCTGCAGATGGGCGGCCAGGGCAACATCGATTGGGCGCCCGTGAGCTTCTATGTGCTGAAGCATCCCAAGGGCAACGTCATCATCGATACCGGCAACAACGACAAGACGATCACGGATCCCGAAGGCTGGTGGGGACCGCTGGCCAAGGGATTTGGCCTAAAGATGACTAAGGATGACGCGATCCCCGCTCAACTCGCAAAGATCGGCCTGAAGACGGATGACATCAAGTACGTAGTGGCAGGTCACCTCCACCTCGACCATGGCGGCAATGTCGGACAGTTTCCCAATGCCACGCTCGTGGTGCAGAATGACGAGCTGAAGGCTGCCTGGTGGCCGGATGTCGGGTTTTCGATTTACTACATCCCAGGCGACTTCGCCGACACCAAGAAGATGAACATCGTCCGCCTCAATGGCGATCTCGACCTGTTCGATGATGGTTCCGTGCGCGTCATGCGCGCGCCCGGCCATACGCCCGGCAGTCAGTTCGTGGTAGTGAAACTTCCGAAGACGGGGTCCGTCATCCTCACGAGTGACGTTGTCTACCTGAAGGAAAATCTCGACAAGAATCTGATTCCGCCGATCCCGGGTACGCAATCCCCAGGAGATGCGTACAACAGCTATCAGCGCATTCGTCTCATCCGCGACGCCAACAACGCTCAGATCTTCTACGGGCATGACCCCGAGATCTTCAAGGCAACGAAGAAGGCGCCCGAATTCTACGATTGA
- the panE gene encoding 2-dehydropantoate 2-reductase, whose protein sequence is MRILIVGAGAIGGYFGGRMLQAGRDVTFLVRPRRAAELAAAGLVIKSPNGDVTLKDPPVVQADTIKDKFDAVLLSCKAYDLDEAVKSFAPAIGERTAIIPLLNGMRHLDVLDKNFGASHVLGGLCLTAVTLNEKREVVQLGPVQSLGFGERDGNMSDRIRAIADVVKSCNFDGAASETVLQDMWEKWVFLASNAASTSLMRAPIGMILAAPGGKDFLLRILDECRAVATAEGYPPRAPALERATGMLTAEGSPLTASMFRDIKAGQPIEADHVIGDLIARADTAKVPVPRLRTAYTHLKAYEQTRG, encoded by the coding sequence ATGCGTATTCTCATCGTTGGCGCCGGGGCCATTGGTGGATATTTCGGCGGCAGGATGCTGCAAGCCGGCCGCGACGTCACTTTTCTCGTGCGGCCGCGCCGTGCCGCGGAGCTTGCCGCCGCAGGCCTCGTGATCAAGAGCCCGAACGGCGACGTAACGCTGAAGGATCCGCCTGTCGTCCAGGCCGACACCATCAAGGACAAGTTTGACGCGGTGCTTTTGAGCTGCAAGGCTTACGACCTCGACGAGGCGGTCAAGTCGTTCGCGCCGGCGATAGGCGAGAGGACCGCGATCATTCCGCTGCTCAACGGTATGCGTCATCTGGACGTTCTCGACAAAAACTTTGGCGCGAGCCACGTGCTCGGAGGGCTCTGCCTGACTGCGGTGACACTGAACGAGAAGCGCGAAGTGGTGCAGCTGGGCCCGGTGCAGTCGCTTGGTTTCGGCGAGCGCGACGGCAACATGTCAGATCGGATTCGCGCCATCGCGGACGTCGTGAAAAGCTGCAATTTCGACGGCGCGGCGAGCGAGACCGTCCTGCAGGACATGTGGGAGAAATGGGTTTTCCTCGCGTCGAACGCGGCCTCGACCAGCCTGATGCGCGCCCCGATCGGCATGATCCTGGCGGCGCCCGGCGGCAAGGACTTTCTGCTTCGCATTCTCGACGAATGCAGGGCAGTCGCGACCGCGGAAGGCTATCCGCCCCGCGCGCCTGCGCTGGAACGCGCGACAGGGATGTTGACCGCGGAAGGGTCGCCACTCACCGCATCGATGTTCCGCGATATCAAGGCGGGCCAACCCATCGAAGCCGATCATGTGATTGGCGACCTGATTGCGCGCGCTGACACTGCAAAGGTTCCGGTGCCGCGGCTCCGCACGGCCTACACGCATCTGAAGGCCTACGAGCAAACGCGCGGCTGA
- a CDS encoding MFS transporter, which yields MTAQQRYPGWSVVWVAFIVAFFAWGIGFHGMGVFLQTLHATKGWPIATISAAITAHFLIGAAIVVYLPEVHRKLGLAKSTILGAALTAFGIVSWSISASPSHLFAAAIFSGSGWALTSGAAINAMIVPWFDKERPKAIGHAFNGSSFGGVIFAPLLVAMISQLGFPQTALIVGSSMVLLVAPLAHQWLRHGPEQPSLAADGMPGGAAATSGAGNSVRSSRRVLMNSRAFVTLTAAFALALFAQVGVLSHLLPRLSTILEASGAAIAVSVTTLSAVAGRMLLARLIGNNDRRYAACANFLVQTIGVSILCVADAAPMLLLGCVLFGLGVGNVVSMPTLIAQQEFRAADVGTVVALVVAINQAVFALAPAILGAVRDFASSYTASFAIAAAIQVAAAGVVLIGRNGMSADRGPS from the coding sequence ATGACCGCACAGCAGCGCTATCCGGGTTGGTCCGTCGTCTGGGTCGCCTTTATCGTTGCTTTTTTCGCCTGGGGCATCGGTTTCCACGGGATGGGCGTTTTTCTTCAGACGCTTCATGCAACGAAAGGCTGGCCTATCGCGACGATCTCGGCAGCAATCACTGCGCACTTTCTGATCGGCGCCGCAATCGTGGTCTACCTACCGGAAGTGCACCGCAAGCTGGGTCTGGCAAAGTCGACGATACTGGGCGCCGCGCTGACGGCATTCGGAATCGTGAGCTGGTCGATCTCTGCATCACCTTCGCATCTGTTCGCGGCTGCGATATTCTCCGGCAGCGGTTGGGCGCTGACCAGTGGCGCGGCGATCAACGCGATGATTGTTCCGTGGTTCGACAAGGAAAGGCCGAAGGCGATCGGTCACGCCTTCAATGGCTCTAGTTTCGGCGGCGTGATATTCGCACCACTGCTTGTCGCCATGATCTCGCAACTTGGCTTCCCGCAAACCGCGCTCATCGTTGGCAGCTCGATGGTATTGCTCGTTGCGCCGCTCGCCCATCAATGGCTGCGTCACGGTCCAGAGCAGCCGAGCTTGGCCGCAGACGGCATGCCGGGTGGTGCGGCCGCGACCTCGGGCGCGGGGAACTCCGTTCGATCATCACGTCGCGTCCTTATGAACTCACGCGCATTCGTGACGCTCACAGCGGCGTTCGCGTTGGCTCTATTCGCCCAAGTCGGCGTGCTGTCCCACCTGCTGCCGCGCTTGTCGACCATCTTGGAAGCCAGCGGAGCGGCCATTGCAGTTAGCGTTACGACGCTATCGGCCGTCGCGGGACGCATGCTGCTGGCGAGACTGATCGGGAACAACGACCGACGATATGCGGCCTGCGCCAATTTCCTCGTGCAGACCATCGGCGTCAGCATACTTTGCGTAGCCGATGCGGCGCCAATGCTTCTGCTGGGTTGTGTGCTCTTCGGCCTTGGCGTTGGCAATGTGGTATCGATGCCTACACTGATCGCCCAACAGGAGTTTCGAGCGGCCGACGTCGGCACCGTCGTCGCACTCGTCGTTGCCATCAATCAGGCGGTCTTCGCCTTGGCGCCGGCAATCTTAGGCGCTGTGCGTGATTTCGCGTCTAGCTACACTGCGTCGTTTGCCATTGCGGCGGCCATTCAAGTCGCGGCGGCCGGTGTTGTGCTAATTGGTCGTAACGGGATGTCAGCTGATCGCGGACCTAGCTGA